The Ananas comosus cultivar F153 linkage group 2, ASM154086v1, whole genome shotgun sequence genome contains a region encoding:
- the LOC109727939 gene encoding mucin-5AC-like: MLSPPCSTEARPHPTLSTPSPYYFPPPFSSLLAPAPAPAPPPPPTNPNPSRPFLSSSHGPAAPASAAAASGASAPAGPGQQRSSRKRTRASRRAPTTVLTTDTTNFRAMVQEFTGIPSPPFAAAAAAATTLQYRSSARFGGHLFSGGGASSSSAAAAADPAAQPQQPPYLLRPFAQKLQPFLPLPSPSCPTSANTAATTTATASTSTAINTSPITATLTTCSSSSGSSNLTTPTNTNYQLPSPQHSLLNTQHPILSFQSLLQSQPPSNYAMPNMLTFSTRPPHFTVSSTQYGSGDVGLPPGLIGSEDLSGWAGGNAASQSRPAGPNYAAGSAPQQRGSSCKVNYSSAAGSSAPDQFNAEKGSENAAAGSAAAAAAATTTTTTTTIGEGTVDSWICSSRRDH; encoded by the coding sequence ATGCTCTCTCCGCCTTGTTCCACCGAGGCCCGGCCTCATCCCACCCTGTCGACTCCTTCTCCATACTACTTCCCTCCTCCCTTCTCCTCCCTTctcgcccccgcccccgcccccgcgccgcccccccccccaacaaaccctaacccctctcgccccttcctctcctcctctcacGGACCCGCTGCTCCCGCTTCGGCCGCCGCGGCGTCCGGGGCGAGCGCGCCGGCGGGGCCCGGGCAGCAGCGGAGCTCGCGGAAGCGCACGCGCGCGTCGCGGCGCGCGCCCACGACGGTGCTGACCACCGACACCACCAACTTCCGCGCCATGGTGCAGGAGTTCACCGGCATCCCCTCCCCGCCcttcgccgcggcggcggcggcagcgaccaCCCTCCAGTACCGCTCCTCCGCGCGCTTCGGCGGCCACCTCttcagcggcggcggcgcatcctcctcctccgcggccgccgccgccgaccccgccgcgCAGCCGCAGCAGCCCCCGTACCTCCTCCGCCCCTTCGCCCAAAAGCTCCAACCTTTCCTCCCCTTGCCCTCTCCCTCTTGTCCCACTTCCGCTAATACCGCggccaccaccaccgccaccgcctcTACTTCGACTGCTATTAATACCAGCCCCATAACAGCTACTTTAACTACTTGTAGTAGTAGTAGCGGTAGTAGTAATTTAACTACTCCAACGAATACTAACTACCAACTACCTTCTCCTCAGCACTCTCTTCTCAATACCCAGCACCCCATTCTCAGCTTCCAATCTCTCCTCCAATCCCAGCCTCCTTCCAACTACGCCATGCCCAACATGCTCACCTTCTCCACGAGGCCGCCTCATTTCACGGTCTCGTCGACCCAGTACGGCTCGGGCGACGTGGGGCTTCCTCCGGGGCTAATTGGGTCCGAGGACTTATCCGGTTGGGCCGGAGGGAACGCCGCAAGCCAATCGAGACCCGCCGGTCCAAATTACGCCGCCGGGTCGGCGCCGCAGCAGAGGGGAAGCAGCTGCAAGGTGAACTACTCCTCGGCGGCGGGGTCGTCGGCGCCGGATCAGTTCAATGCAGAGAAGGGGTCTGAGAATGCcgcggcggggtcggcggcggcggcggcggcggcgacgacgacgacgacgacgacgacgatagGCGAAGGTACGGTGGATTCTTGGATTTGTTCGTCTCGTCGTGATCATTAG
- the LOC109723192 gene encoding protein SCO1 homolog 2, mitochondrial: protein MLNSRLVALSLRHGLSASSWVPRPTRSYPLRSFVSRGYSNGTRRRDHNLARQLSDDNELSNSQSWIYYVIPTALLVLAGAATFIHYNDEKRVISQESKQDTITARQNINRPAIGGPFKLYDIEGNLVTESDLRGNWTLMYFGYTSCPDVGPEEVQKMADGINILESKYNIKITPIFITIDPQRDAPAQLKAYLQEFDSRIKGLTGPIDAVRQIAQEYRVFFKKVDEIGQDYLVECSHNMYLLDPNLDTVRCFGVEYDASQLSDAIMAEVRKASK from the exons ATGCTCAATAGTCGCCTCGTCGCCCTATCCTTGCGCCACGGATTGAGTGCTTCCTCTTGGGTACCTCGGCCCACTCG GTCTTATCCTTTACGGAGTTTTGTGTCTCGCGGTTATTCTAATGGAACACGCCGAAGGGATCACAACTTGGCAAGACAGTTATCTGATGATAATGAGCTGTCAAATTCTCAATCATGGATATATTATGTTATT CCTACAGCTTTATTAGTTCTTGCTGGAGCAGCCACATTTATTCACTACAATGATGAGAAGCGAGTAATATCACAAG AATCAAAGCAAGATACTATTACTGCAAGACAAAATATAAACAGGCCTGCTATCGGGGGGCCATTTAAGCTGTATGATATAGAGGGTAATTTGGTAACAGAATCAGACCTTCGTGGAAACTGGACATTGATGTACTTTGGCTATACTTCTTGCCCTGATGTGGGACCAGAAGAAGTTCAAAAGATGGCCGATGGTATCAACATACTAG AGTCCAAATACAATATAAAGATCACACCAATTTTTATCACGATCGATCCTCAACGTGACGCACCTGCTCAACTAAAGGCATACCTTCAAG AATTTGACTCGAGAATAAAAGGATTAACGGGCCCTATTGATGCCGTAAGACAAATTGCACAGGAATATCGTGTTTTCTTCAAGAAAGTTGACGAAATAGGCCAAGATTACCTTGTGGAATGCTCGCACAACAT GTATCTTTTAGACCCAAACCTGGACACTGTTAGATGCTTTGGTGTCGAATACGATGCTTCGCAGTTGTCTGATGCGATAATGGCGGAAGTGAGAAAAGCATCAAAGTGA
- the LOC109727948 gene encoding inactive TPR repeat-containing thioredoxin TTL3-like, with protein sequence MEERRPPGCTVLFRGGIFRRWNRHRRTASTPPTIVPDTNPQPPRGSTRPKRTAGLPPAPVAKSTSVPAKRPADPVDNPPPAPVPHSNAALVRATSGNVMIYGNLGNLSGYCRSSTPHAPNRNVLDVLPKTAKELRMDSATKKQPKSNGSMANEDAKKKSNTLEEAAEEPRGELCRALSRRLGPEELKAMGSEECRKGRLAEALALYERAIVMDPNKASYRCSKAVALAGLGRLLDAVAECREAIRINPSYYKAHHRLGTLYLRLGEADRAIHHYKQSRREAGAEDISQAQAIKTDIAMCYEARKMKDWIAVLKESQSAAFKGADYSPQVFALQAEALLKLQRHDEADTVLNSAPPKFDLEASTQLFGTTRTAYVRIIRAQVDMASGRFEEAVAAAQRAADLDPGNREIYTVVRRTKAVASARSKGNDLFKACKFVEACKAYEEGLNQESHNAVLLCNQAACRSKLGQYEKAIEDCNGALAMRPSYSKARLRRADCNAKLERWEASIRDYQVLVREIPGNEEVSKALAEAEAQLKKKQNEEAKDTSRP encoded by the exons ATGGAGGAGCGAAGGCCGCCAGGATGCACCGTGCTCTTCCGTGGCGGCATCTTCCGGCGTTGGAACCGCCACCGCCGGACCGCCTCCACCCCACCCACCATAGTCCCCGACACAAATCCTCAGCCACCGCGGGGCTCCACCCGGCCTAAACGTACCGCCGGTCTCCCACCCGCGCCGGTTGCCAAGTCTACTTCCGTACCCGCAAAGCGACCGGCCGATCCGGTCGACAACCCCCCGCCGGCCCCCGTACCGCACTCAAATGCAGCGCTGGTGCGGGCCACCTCCGGCAACGTGATGATCTACGGCAACTTGGGCAACCTCAGCGGCTACTGCCGCAGCAGCACACCTCACGCTCCCAACCGCAACGTGCTCGATGTCCTCCCCAAAACAGCGAAAGAATTGCGCATGGATTCCGCGACAAAGAAGCAGCCGAAATCTAACGGATCGATGGCTAACGAAGATGCGAAGAAGAAGAGCAACACACTGgaagaggcggcggaggagccgAGAGGGGAGCTGTGCCGGGCGCTGTCAAGGAGGCTGGGGCCGGAGGAGCTGAAGGCGATGGGGAGCGAAGAGTGCCGGAAGGGGAGGCTTGCGGAGGCGCTGGCGTTGTACGAGAGGGCCATCGTGATGGACCCGAATAAGGCCTCCTACCGGTGCAGTAAGGCCGTGGCGCTTGCCGGACTTGGGCGGCTTCTCGACGCAGTCGCAGAGTGTCGAGAGGCTATAAGGATCAACCCTTCTTACTACAAAGCGCATCATCGGCTCGGCACGCTTTATCTCAG ACTGGGGGAAGCTGACAGAGCCATTCACCACTACAAGCAGTCAAGAAGAGAAGCCGGCGCCGAGGACATTTCGCAAGCGCAAGCCATCAAGACCGATATCGCTATGTGCTACGAAGCCCGCAAGATGAAGGATTGGATCGCTGTGCTGAAGGAATCGCAGTCTGCCGCTTTCAAGGGGGCTGATTATTCTCCACAG GTATTTGCATTGCAAGCTGAGGCTCTTCTAAAGCTTCAACGGCACGACGAGGCAGACACAGTACTTAACAGCGCGCCGCCGAAGTTTGATCTTGAAGCCTCAACTCAGTTGTTTGGTACCACCCGAACTGCTTATGTCCGAATTATCCGAGCACAAGTTGACATGGCTTCGGGAAG GTTCGAGGAAGCCGTCGCAGCAGCTCAAAGGGCTGCTGATCTTGACCCAGGCAACCGCGAGATATATACTGTGGTGCGGAGAACAAAAGCAGTGGCATCGGCGCGATCCAAAGGTAATGACCTTTTCAAGGCCTGCAAGTTTGTGGAGGCCTGCAAGGCTTATGAAGAGGGACTTAACCAAGAATCGCATAATGCCGTTTTGCTTTGTAATCAAGCGGCGTGTCGTTCCAAGCTAGGGCAATACGAAAAAGCCATCGAGGACTGCAACGGTGCTCTCGCCATGCGGCCCTCGTATAGTAAAGCTCGCCTCCGGAGAGCAGATTGCAATGCCAAG TTGGAAAGATGGGAAGCTTCGATTCGGGATTACCAAGTGTTAGTTCGAGAAATCCCAGGAAATGAGGAGGTGTCCAAGGCACTAGCTGAGGCTGAAGCCCAGCTCAAGAAGAAGCAAAATGAAGAAGCGAAAGACACATCGCGGCCCTGA
- the LOC109727955 gene encoding uncharacterized protein LOC109727955 yields MKARGVNGRSPAELVVCFPSGGHLSLMPKPMYDPSRPIKPLKRLHPSRPTKHYGPAQSGIKPKHVSSEGIDEPTSPKVTCAGQIKVRPNTKPKLRPKSKNWLSVAKEMERLQKHFLHLLSSLGSLRFSMKCFGSFDNYITDEEDVAEDDDHGDNDEEENDGFEEEPSPPPSTRPPNALHLMRSKSEPSKGWVGEDDEETSGGGEEMRGSTSVKMIREEGGDDDDDEEELILMRYGPDFCKLSMDIAKETWVVGSADPLGRSRSWKSFLHKSDIEQGLEILMK; encoded by the exons atGAAAGCAAGAGGAGTTAATGGAAGGTCTCCAGCCGAGCTTGTGGTATGCTTCCCCTCAGGAGGGCACCTCTCATTGATGCCAAAACCCATGTATGACCCATCCCGGCCCATTAAGCCTCTCAAGCGCCTACACCCTTCACGACCCACCAAGCACTATGGCCCAGCCCAGTCCGGCATTAAGCCAAAGCATGTGAGCTCAGAGGGCATCGACGAGCCGACGTCCCCGAAGGTCACATGCGCCGGACAAATCAAAGTCCGGCCCAATACTAAGCCCAAACTCAGGCCCAAGTCCAAGAACTGGCTCTCCGTTGCAAAGGAGATGGAGCGGCTCCAGAAGCACTTCTTGCACTTGCTAAGCTCCCTCGGAAGCCTCCGCTTCAGCATGAAGTGCTTCGGCTCTTTTGACAATTACATTACGGATGAAGAAGATGTTGCAGAAGATGATGATCATGGTGATAATGATGAAGAGGAAAATGATGGTTTTGAAGAGGAaccatcaccaccaccatcaACACGACCACCAAATGCTCTTCATTTGATGAGGAGCAAATCAGAGCCGTCCAAAGGGTGGGTGGGGGAAGATGATGAAGAGACGAGTGGTGGGGGAGAGGAGATGCGTGGCAGTACCAGCGTTAAGATGATCAGAGAGGAGGgcggtgatgatgatgacgatgaagAGGAGTTGATTTTGATGAGGTATGGCCCGGATTTTTGTAAGCTCTCAATGGATATCGCGAAGGAGACTTGGGTTGTTGGGAGCGCTGATCCGTTGGGGAGGAGCCGGAGTTGGAAGAG CTTCTTGCATAAGTCAGATATAGAGCAAGGTCTAGAGATTTTAATGAAATGA